One segment of Streptomyces sp. TG1A-8 DNA contains the following:
- a CDS encoding SH3 domain-containing protein, translating into MTVTDIATAATAATAAITTTATTAAPITGRGTPFAAPGGRSPATAPNVANSRLRPASRRCSMSLRSTPTRPLARDLARHLVRGLALAAATGALAGTVTVAPATAGDLRRDGGPGVDRQDRNARDGGGQDGGGRAEGAGDPGGRDEGFDGRGDRDPRRYRGVVTAKGGMWLHDRPDRGGRRVRVAREGETVSIYCKTRGVAVDGNSLWYLLTDGTWAWGSARYIDNVGPAPRWC; encoded by the coding sequence GTGACGGTCACCGACATCGCCACCGCCGCCACCGCCGCCACCGCCGCCATCACCACCACCGCCACCACCGCCGCTCCGATCACCGGCCGGGGCACCCCGTTCGCCGCGCCGGGAGGGCGCAGCCCGGCCACCGCTCCTAATGTGGCGAACAGTCGGCTTCGCCCCGCTTCCCGGAGGTGCTCCATGTCCCTGCGCTCCACCCCCACCCGGCCGTTGGCCCGGGACCTCGCCCGGCACCTCGTCCGCGGCCTCGCCCTCGCGGCCGCGACGGGCGCCCTGGCCGGCACCGTCACGGTCGCTCCCGCCACGGCCGGCGACCTCCGGCGCGACGGCGGTCCGGGCGTGGACCGCCAGGACCGCAACGCGCGGGACGGCGGCGGGCAGGACGGCGGCGGACGGGCCGAAGGGGCCGGTGACCCGGGCGGCCGGGACGAGGGCTTCGACGGCCGGGGGGACCGGGACCCGCGGCGCTACCGGGGTGTCGTCACGGCCAAGGGCGGCATGTGGCTGCACGACCGGCCGGACCGGGGCGGCCGGCGGGTGCGGGTCGCCCGGGAGGGCGAGACGGTCTCGATCTACTGCAAGACCCGGGGCGTGGCCGTGGACGGCAACTCCCTGTGGTACCTGCTGACGGACGGCACCTGGGCGTGGGGCTCGGCCCGCTACATCGACAACGTCGGGCCCGCGCCACGCTGGTGCTGA
- a CDS encoding FtsW/RodA/SpoVE family cell cycle protein, with product MTKAGSVMPVTRAPVPVVPLPRRRGVELALIVLAVLLSVYGYCAVGLAVTGAVPPGAAGYGAGLGVLALLAHVAVRLRAPCADPLPLPIGVLLNGLGLVLIHRLDLETPGDLAAPTQLVWSALGVSLFTVIVLLLRDHRVLQRYSYVCVAAALVLLLLPILFPAVNGARIWVRIAGFSIQPGEFAKVLLAVFFAAYLAANRNALACAGRRLWRLRFPTGRVLGPIVTIWLLSVGVLVLERDLGTSLLFFGLFVVLLYVATGRTGWIAVGLLLAAFGAVAVGRLEPHVNGRIEDWLHPFATIEAGQGPNQVAQSLFAFAAGGILGTGLGLGHSVLIGFAAKSDFILATAGEELGLAGLAAVFLLYALLVERGYRAGLALREPFGRLLAVGLASILAMQVFVVAGGVTGLIPLTGMAMPFLARGGSSVVTNWAIVALLVRVSDSARGRYDGQEAP from the coding sequence ATGACCAAGGCCGGAAGCGTCATGCCGGTGACGCGGGCACCCGTGCCCGTCGTCCCCCTCCCCCGGCGCCGTGGCGTCGAACTCGCCCTGATCGTGCTGGCCGTCCTGCTCTCCGTCTACGGCTACTGCGCCGTGGGGCTGGCCGTGACCGGCGCCGTCCCGCCCGGCGCCGCCGGTTACGGCGCCGGGCTCGGCGTGCTCGCCCTGCTCGCGCATGTCGCGGTCCGCCTGCGGGCGCCGTGCGCCGACCCCCTGCCGCTGCCCATCGGCGTGCTGCTCAACGGGCTGGGCCTGGTGCTGATCCACCGGCTCGACCTGGAGACCCCGGGCGACCTGGCGGCCCCCACCCAGCTGGTGTGGTCCGCCCTGGGCGTGAGCCTGTTCACCGTGATCGTCCTGCTGCTGCGCGACCACCGGGTGCTGCAGCGCTACTCGTACGTCTGCGTGGCCGCGGCACTGGTCCTGCTGCTGCTGCCGATCCTCTTCCCCGCGGTCAACGGCGCCCGCATCTGGGTCCGGATCGCCGGGTTCTCCATCCAGCCCGGCGAGTTCGCCAAGGTGCTGCTCGCGGTGTTCTTCGCCGCCTACCTGGCCGCCAACCGCAACGCGCTGGCCTGCGCGGGCCGCCGGCTGTGGCGGCTGCGGTTCCCGACCGGACGGGTGCTCGGCCCGATCGTGACGATCTGGCTGCTGAGCGTCGGGGTCCTGGTCCTGGAGCGTGACCTCGGCACCTCGCTGCTCTTCTTCGGCCTGTTCGTCGTCCTGCTGTACGTCGCGACGGGCCGCACCGGCTGGATCGCGGTCGGCCTGCTGCTCGCCGCGTTCGGCGCGGTCGCGGTCGGTCGGCTGGAGCCGCACGTCAACGGCCGGATCGAGGACTGGCTGCACCCGTTCGCCACGATCGAGGCGGGGCAGGGCCCCAACCAGGTCGCGCAGTCCCTGTTCGCGTTCGCGGCGGGCGGGATCCTCGGCACCGGTCTCGGACTCGGCCACTCCGTCCTCATCGGCTTCGCCGCCAAGTCCGACTTCATCCTGGCGACGGCGGGCGAGGAGCTGGGCCTCGCCGGACTCGCGGCGGTCTTCCTGCTCTACGCCCTGCTCGTGGAGCGCGGCTACCGGGCGGGCCTGGCGCTGCGCGAGCCGTTCGGCCGGCTGCTGGCGGTCGGTCTCGCCTCGATCCTGGCGATGCAGGTGTTCGTGGTCGCGGGCGGGGTCACCGGGCTGATCCCGCTGACCGGCATGGCGATGCCGTTCCTGGCCAGGGGCGGCTCCTCGGTCGTCACCAACTGGGCCATCGTGGCGCTGCTGGTCCGGGTGAGCGACTCGGCCCGCGGCCGGTACGACGGGCAGGAGGCCCCGTGA
- a CDS encoding penicillin-binding transpeptidase domain-containing protein gives MARYIRHARVFCALLLAALLANAARVQVVASHAYDGNPANRRAAIARYQQPRGDILVGGEPVTGSIDTGEQLRYERTYLDGPLYAPVTGFASQTYGTTLLEHTEDGVLSGTDPMLSPFPLWRDVTRTRGAGGNVVTTLDPGAQRAAYDGLAGRKGAVAAVEPATGRVLALVSAPSYDPSELSGNSEATASAWARLGHDPERPMLNRAVRQTYPPGSAFKVVTAAAALDAGVVADLDAPTDSPDPYRLPGTTTRLTNEGDGCRDASLREAFSWSCNTVFAKLGVDVGVRDMAATARAFGFNDTRLRIPFAVSPSTFDPQVDRAQLALSSIGQYNTRATPLQMAMVAAAVADGGRLRPPYLVERTTRRGGGTVAGSGAGPARQVMRPSTAVRLKELMTDVVEEGTGTRAAIRGATVGGKTGTAQHGVGNAGVPYAWFVSWAQADDDLEPKVAVAVVVEDASADRGDISGGGDAAPIAKAVMRVVLGR, from the coding sequence ATGGCGCGGTACATCCGGCACGCGCGGGTGTTCTGCGCCCTGCTGCTGGCGGCCCTGCTGGCCAACGCCGCCCGGGTGCAGGTCGTCGCGTCCCACGCCTACGATGGCAACCCGGCCAACCGCCGGGCCGCCATCGCCCGTTACCAGCAGCCGCGCGGGGACATCCTGGTGGGCGGCGAGCCGGTCACCGGCTCCATCGACACCGGCGAGCAGTTGCGCTACGAACGCACCTACCTGGACGGCCCGCTGTACGCCCCGGTCACCGGGTTCGCCTCGCAGACCTACGGCACCACACTGCTGGAGCACACCGAGGACGGCGTGCTGTCCGGCACCGACCCGATGCTGTCGCCGTTCCCGCTGTGGAGGGACGTGACGCGCACGCGCGGCGCCGGCGGGAACGTCGTCACCACGCTCGACCCCGGGGCGCAGCGGGCGGCCTACGACGGACTGGCCGGGCGCAAGGGCGCGGTGGCCGCGGTGGAACCGGCCACGGGCCGGGTCCTGGCGCTGGTGTCCGCCCCGTCGTACGACCCGTCGGAGCTGTCCGGCAACAGCGAGGCGACGGCCTCGGCCTGGGCGCGGCTCGGCCACGACCCGGAGCGGCCGATGCTCAACCGGGCGGTGCGGCAGACGTATCCGCCGGGGTCGGCGTTCAAGGTGGTCACCGCGGCGGCGGCGCTGGACGCGGGCGTGGTCGCGGACCTGGACGCGCCCACCGACTCCCCCGACCCCTACCGGCTGCCGGGCACCACCACCCGGCTGACCAACGAGGGCGACGGCTGCCGGGACGCCTCGCTGCGGGAGGCCTTCAGCTGGTCCTGCAACACGGTGTTCGCCAAGCTGGGCGTGGACGTGGGCGTGCGGGACATGGCGGCCACGGCCCGGGCGTTCGGCTTCAACGACACCCGGCTGCGGATCCCGTTCGCCGTCTCGCCGAGCACCTTCGACCCGCAGGTGGACAGGGCGCAGCTCGCGCTGTCCTCGATCGGGCAGTACAACACGCGGGCCACGCCGCTGCAGATGGCGATGGTCGCGGCGGCCGTGGCCGACGGCGGCCGGCTGCGCCCGCCGTACCTGGTGGAGCGCACGACCCGCCGGGGCGGCGGGACGGTCGCGGGCAGCGGCGCCGGTCCGGCCAGGCAGGTGATGCGCCCCTCGACGGCCGTGCGGCTGAAGGAGCTGATGACCGACGTGGTCGAGGAGGGCACCGGCACCCGCGCGGCGATCCGCGGCGCCACGGTGGGCGGCAAGACCGGCACCGCCCAGCACGGCGTCGGCAACGCCGGTGTGCCCTACGCCTGGTTCGTCTCCTGGGCCCAGGCCGACGACGACCTGGAGCCGAAGGTCGCGGTGGCGGTGGTGGTCGAGGACGCGTCGGCCGACCGGGGCGACATCAGCGGCGGCGGTGACGCGGCCCCGATCGCCAAGGCGGTGATGCGGGTGGTCCTCGGCCGGTGA
- a CDS encoding diiron oxygenase → MTTLTEADALDGLRDALGLLKDREQVAERLLVSSAKHSFDPDKELDWDAPFEEGKWFWPPELVSLYDTPLWKRMSEEQRILLSRHEAAALASLGIWFELILMQLLVRHIYDKAATSAHVRYALTEIEDECRHSKMFARLISRGGTPWYPVSRVHQNLGRLFKTISTTPGSFTATLLGEEVLDWMQRLTFPDERVQPLIRGVTRIHVVEEARHVRYAREELRRQMVTAPKWSQEFTRVTSGEFARVFSVAFVNPDVYTGVGLDKREAMAQVRASAHRREVMQTGARRLTDFLDDIGVLRGVGRRLWKSSGLLA, encoded by the coding sequence ATGACGACCCTGACGGAAGCGGACGCGCTGGACGGACTGCGCGACGCGCTGGGCCTGCTCAAGGACCGGGAACAGGTGGCCGAACGGCTGCTCGTCTCGTCCGCCAAGCACTCGTTCGACCCCGACAAGGAGCTGGACTGGGACGCGCCCTTCGAGGAGGGCAAGTGGTTCTGGCCGCCGGAGCTGGTCTCGCTGTACGACACCCCGCTGTGGAAGCGGATGAGCGAGGAGCAGCGCATCCTGCTCTCCCGGCACGAGGCGGCGGCGCTCGCCTCGCTCGGCATCTGGTTCGAGCTGATCCTCATGCAGCTGCTCGTGCGGCACATCTACGACAAGGCGGCCACGAGCGCCCACGTGCGCTACGCGCTGACCGAGATCGAGGACGAGTGCCGGCACTCGAAGATGTTCGCCCGCCTCATCTCGCGGGGCGGCACGCCCTGGTACCCGGTCAGCCGGGTCCACCAGAACCTGGGCCGCCTGTTCAAGACGATCTCGACCACCCCCGGCTCCTTCACGGCCACGCTGCTCGGTGAGGAGGTCCTGGACTGGATGCAGCGCCTGACCTTCCCGGACGAGCGGGTCCAGCCGCTGATCCGGGGCGTCACGCGCATCCACGTGGTCGAGGAGGCCCGCCACGTCCGCTACGCCCGCGAGGAGCTGCGCCGCCAGATGGTGACGGCCCCGAAGTGGTCGCAGGAGTTCACCCGGGTCACCTCCGGCGAGTTCGCCCGGGTGTTCTCCGTCGCCTTCGTCAACCCCGACGTCTACACCGGCGTCGGCCTGGACAAGCGGGAGGCCATGGCCCAGGTCAGGGCCAGCGCCCACCGCCGGGAGGTCATGCAGACGGGCGCCAGGCGGCTCACCGACTTCCTGGACGACATCGGGGTGCTGCGCGGTGTCGGACGGCGGCTGTGGAAGTCGTCGGGCCTCCTGGCCTAG
- a CDS encoding TetR/AcrR family transcriptional regulator, translating into MTPQAATPAYRRLSVEERRSQLLEAALSLFAHRAPEDVSVDDVAEVAKVSRPLVYRYFPGGKQQLYEAALGSAAEELRQCFDEPRQGPLLPRLSRALDRYLAFVDEHDAGFSALLQGGSVVETSRTTALVDGVRRAAAEHILSHLGVRDPGPRLRMTVRMWITAVEAASLIWLDEDKQPPVEELRDWLVEQFVAVLAVTAGRDPQTAAVVAAFAGDG; encoded by the coding sequence ATGACCCCGCAGGCCGCCACCCCCGCCTACCGCCGGCTCAGCGTCGAGGAGCGCCGCAGCCAGCTCCTCGAGGCGGCGCTGTCGCTGTTCGCGCACCGCGCCCCCGAGGACGTCTCGGTGGACGACGTGGCGGAGGTGGCCAAGGTCTCCCGCCCGCTGGTGTACCGCTACTTCCCCGGCGGCAAGCAGCAGCTGTACGAGGCCGCGCTCGGGTCGGCCGCCGAGGAGCTGCGGCAGTGCTTCGACGAGCCCCGGCAGGGCCCCCTGCTGCCCCGGCTGTCCCGCGCCCTCGACCGCTACCTGGCCTTCGTGGACGAGCACGACGCCGGGTTCAGCGCGCTGCTCCAGGGCGGCAGCGTGGTGGAGACCTCGCGGACCACGGCCCTCGTGGACGGCGTCCGCCGGGCCGCCGCCGAGCACATCCTCAGCCACCTCGGCGTCCGCGATCCCGGTCCGCGCCTGCGCATGACGGTCCGGATGTGGATCACGGCGGTGGAGGCCGCCTCCCTGATCTGGCTCGACGAGGACAAGCAGCCCCCGGTCGAGGAGCTGCGCGACTGGCTGGTCGAGCAGTTCGTGGCCGTCCTCGCGGTCACCGCCGGCCGCGACCCGCAGACGGCCGCCGTCGTCGCCGCGTTCGCCGGGGATGGCTGA
- a CDS encoding C40 family peptidase: MSAKLLRLACTAAVAAQAVLAPLPAVAAPDPRRSVSRLLTDFQRLYLQAERATETYNAAAERLEHQRAVVVRLDGELAHARLVLRDSRGDAGRLAREQYQNRSDLSPYLRLLLARDPQHALDEGHVIGRLARDRAEALDRLTGSEKRRDALARAARSALDTQLTLVGRQRKARDDVRARLADVERLLASLTPEQRGEMAALERDGVADAQRRLTASGALGDGRPPSRGGDRAVRYAMEQLGKPYRWGAAGPGAYDGSGLAFRAWEQAGTPIPRTGREQWARLGKVPLDRLRPGDLIVYFPEATHVALYAGGGKVVQAPGPGERVTLAPIAGHPILGAVRPDAAPAAAPGTAGPRARGTARPPAVRPR; this comes from the coding sequence GTGTCAGCGAAGCTCCTGCGTCTGGCGTGTACGGCCGCGGTGGCGGCCCAGGCCGTCCTCGCGCCCCTGCCCGCGGTGGCCGCGCCGGACCCGCGGCGGTCCGTCTCCCGGCTGCTGACCGACTTCCAGCGGCTGTACCTGCAGGCCGAGAGGGCGACCGAGACCTACAACGCCGCCGCGGAGCGGCTGGAGCACCAGCGCGCGGTGGTGGTCCGCCTCGACGGCGAACTCGCCCACGCCCGGCTCGTCCTGCGGGACAGCCGCGGCGACGCCGGGCGGCTGGCCCGCGAGCAGTACCAGAACCGCAGCGACCTCTCCCCCTATCTGCGCCTGCTGCTCGCCCGCGACCCGCAGCACGCGCTGGACGAGGGCCACGTCATCGGCCGGCTCGCCCGCGACCGCGCCGAGGCGCTGGACCGGCTGACCGGCTCGGAGAAGCGCAGGGACGCCCTCGCCCGGGCGGCCCGCTCCGCGCTGGACACCCAGCTGACCCTGGTCGGCCGGCAGCGGAAGGCTCGCGACGACGTGCGCGCCCGGCTCGCCGACGTCGAACGGCTGCTCGCCTCCCTCACGCCGGAACAGCGCGGCGAGATGGCGGCGCTGGAGCGCGACGGCGTCGCCGACGCGCAGCGCCGGCTCACGGCCTCGGGGGCCCTCGGCGACGGACGCCCCCCGTCCCGCGGGGGCGACCGCGCGGTCCGCTACGCCATGGAGCAGCTCGGCAAGCCCTACCGGTGGGGCGCCGCCGGGCCGGGGGCGTACGACGGCTCGGGGCTGGCCTTCCGGGCCTGGGAGCAGGCGGGCACCCCGATCCCGCGCACCGGCCGGGAGCAGTGGGCCCGGCTCGGGAAGGTCCCCCTGGACCGGCTCCGCCCCGGCGACCTGATCGTCTACTTCCCCGAGGCCACGCACGTGGCGCTGTACGCGGGAGGCGGCAAGGTCGTCCAGGCGCCGGGGCCGGGCGAGCGGGTCACGCTCGCCCCGATCGCCGGCCACCCGATCCTGGGCGCGGTCCGCCCCGACGCCGCTCCCGCGGCCGCCCCGGGGACGGCGGGCCCGCGGGCGCGGGGAACGGCGCGGCCGCCGGCGGTCAGGCCCCGGTGA
- a CDS encoding styrene monooxygenase/indole monooxygenase family protein, giving the protein MRKILVVGAGQSGLQIALGLQSNGYEVTLMSNRTADEIRSGRVMSTQCMFHTALQHERDLQLNFWESQAPKIEGLGVSVAAPGSHDPGPTQRAIDWVGRLDGYAQSVDQRVKMAGWMETFAQRGGQLVIHGAAVGDLDYFSRAYDLVLVAAGKGELVSMFARDPERSPYSAPQRALAVAYVHGLGPRPEHPEFDAVRCNLVPGVGELFVMPTLTLSGRADILFWEGIPGGPLDVFQGVKNPAEHLSLTLELMERFTPWEYARATKAELTDAGGTLAGRYAPTVRNPVGRLPSGGAVLGVADVVVANDPITGQGSNSASKCAAAYLASILERGDQPFDEEWMRATFDRYWATAQHVTKWTNAMLAPPPEHVLNLIGAAGQLQPVADRFANAFNDPADFENFFYDPEKTGAYLASVTGA; this is encoded by the coding sequence ATGCGGAAGATACTCGTCGTCGGAGCCGGCCAGTCCGGCCTCCAGATCGCCCTCGGCCTGCAGTCGAACGGCTACGAGGTCACCCTGATGTCGAACCGGACCGCGGACGAGATCCGCTCCGGCCGGGTCATGTCGACGCAGTGCATGTTCCACACGGCACTGCAGCACGAGCGCGATCTGCAGCTGAACTTCTGGGAGTCCCAGGCCCCGAAGATCGAAGGGCTCGGCGTCTCGGTCGCGGCGCCCGGCTCGCACGACCCGGGCCCCACGCAGCGCGCGATCGACTGGGTCGGCCGGCTCGACGGGTACGCGCAGTCGGTCGACCAGCGGGTGAAGATGGCCGGCTGGATGGAGACCTTCGCGCAGCGCGGCGGCCAGCTCGTCATCCACGGCGCGGCGGTCGGCGACCTCGACTACTTCTCCCGCGCCTACGACCTCGTCCTGGTCGCGGCCGGCAAGGGCGAGCTGGTGTCCATGTTCGCCCGCGACCCCGAGCGCTCCCCGTACAGCGCGCCGCAGCGCGCCCTCGCGGTGGCGTACGTGCACGGCCTGGGCCCCCGCCCCGAGCACCCGGAGTTCGACGCGGTCCGCTGCAACCTGGTGCCCGGGGTCGGCGAGCTGTTCGTCATGCCGACGCTGACCCTCTCCGGCCGCGCCGACATCCTGTTCTGGGAGGGCATACCCGGCGGCCCGCTCGACGTCTTCCAGGGCGTCAAGAACCCGGCCGAACACCTCTCCCTGACCCTGGAACTCATGGAGAGGTTCACGCCCTGGGAGTACGCGCGGGCCACCAAGGCCGAGCTGACCGACGCCGGCGGCACGCTGGCCGGCCGGTACGCGCCGACCGTGCGCAACCCGGTCGGACGGCTGCCCTCCGGCGGGGCCGTCCTCGGCGTGGCCGACGTCGTCGTCGCCAACGACCCGATCACGGGACAGGGCTCCAACTCGGCGTCCAAGTGCGCGGCCGCCTACCTGGCGTCGATCCTGGAGCGGGGGGACCAGCCGTTCGACGAGGAGTGGATGAGGGCCACGTTCGACCGGTACTGGGCCACCGCCCAGCACGTCACCAAGTGGACGAACGCGATGCTGGCCCCGCCGCCGGAGCACGTGCTGAACCTCATCGGGGCGGCGGGCCAGCTGCAGCCGGTCGCCGACCGGTTCGCCAATGCCTTCAACGACCCGGCCGACTTCGAGAACTTCTTCTACGACCCGGAGAAGACGGGCGCCTACCTGGCCTCGGTCACCGGGGCCTGA
- a CDS encoding ATP/GTP-binding protein: protein MDSAVSDATASAGGTPLVAGFAGPDEDLKAWQTDRDRAPVATKIVVAGGFGVGKTTLVTAVSEITPLQTEALMTEASEGTDDLSATPDKLTTTVAMDFGRITLDDDLVLYLFGTPGQQRFWFMWDDLVRGAIGAVVLADTRRLKDCFPALDYFESCGLPYVVAVNHFDDAQVFDPEDVREALTIPAHIPVMIMDARRRISVIETLLALVGHALDETPE from the coding sequence GTGGACTCCGCCGTCTCTGACGCCACCGCCTCCGCCGGGGGCACCCCGCTCGTCGCCGGTTTCGCCGGGCCCGACGAGGACCTGAAGGCCTGGCAGACGGACCGCGACCGGGCTCCCGTCGCCACGAAGATCGTGGTGGCGGGCGGTTTCGGCGTCGGCAAGACCACGCTGGTCACGGCCGTCTCGGAGATCACGCCGTTGCAGACCGAGGCGCTGATGACCGAGGCGAGCGAGGGCACCGACGACCTGAGCGCCACCCCGGACAAGCTGACCACCACGGTGGCCATGGACTTCGGCCGCATCACGCTCGACGACGACCTGGTGCTCTACCTGTTCGGCACGCCGGGCCAGCAGCGGTTCTGGTTCATGTGGGACGACCTGGTGCGCGGCGCGATCGGCGCCGTCGTGCTGGCCGACACCCGCCGGCTCAAGGACTGCTTCCCGGCGCTGGACTACTTCGAGAGCTGTGGTCTGCCCTACGTCGTCGCGGTCAACCACTTCGACGACGCCCAGGTGTTCGACCCGGAGGACGTGAGGGAGGCCCTGACGATCCCCGCGCACATCCCTGTCATGATCATGGATGCGCGGCGCCGGATCTCGGTGATCGAGACCCTGCTGGCCCTGGTGGGCCACGCGCTCGATGAAACCCCCGAGTAG
- a CDS encoding DUF742 domain-containing protein translates to MSEPAEKLPVRGGERKPARVRPYSLTGGRTRFGHVLLVETIVGSTAGAEALEAAEERRELTNGSLTTRVMPEMRAIVELCRRMRTVAEIAALLKMPLGVVRVLLSDLADQGKIRVYGTGTGHGTGRPDRALLERVLSGLRRL, encoded by the coding sequence ATGAGCGAGCCGGCGGAGAAGCTCCCCGTGCGCGGCGGCGAGCGAAAACCCGCCCGCGTGCGCCCCTACTCGCTCACCGGCGGCCGCACCCGCTTCGGCCACGTGCTCCTGGTGGAGACCATCGTGGGGAGCACGGCCGGCGCCGAGGCCCTCGAAGCCGCCGAGGAACGCAGGGAACTGACGAACGGCTCCCTCACCACCCGGGTCATGCCGGAGATGCGGGCCATCGTCGAGCTGTGCCGCCGCATGCGCACGGTGGCCGAGATCGCCGCGCTGCTGAAGATGCCGCTCGGCGTGGTCCGCGTTCTCCTGAGCGACCTCGCGGACCAGGGAAAGATCCGTGTGTACGGCACCGGAACCGGTCACGGCACCGGCCGTCCGGACCGCGCTCTGCTGGAAAGGGTGCTGAGTGGACTCCGCCGTCTCTGA
- a CDS encoding roadblock/LC7 domain-containing protein: MTAPSTYGLSSEARNLHWLLTNLVEEVPGIQSVAVVSSDGLLLLSSDPDQTARSREARTAKGPRGSAADLATLVSGIGSLTLGAAKLMEFGKVKHTMVAMDEGSLFVMSISDGSLLGVHGSAECDMSVVAYHMALFVGRAGHVLTPELRTELRKSLEAESTGGGR, from the coding sequence TTGACCGCGCCCAGTACCTACGGACTGAGCAGTGAAGCCCGCAACCTGCACTGGCTGCTGACCAACCTGGTCGAGGAGGTACCCGGCATCCAGTCCGTCGCGGTCGTCTCCTCCGACGGCCTGCTCCTGCTGTCCTCCGATCCCGACCAGACCGCCAGGTCCCGCGAGGCCCGCACGGCCAAGGGCCCCCGCGGCTCCGCCGCCGACCTCGCGACGCTCGTCTCCGGCATCGGCAGCCTCACCCTGGGCGCCGCCAAGCTGATGGAGTTCGGCAAGGTCAAGCACACGATGGTCGCGATGGACGAGGGCAGCCTGTTCGTCATGTCGATCAGCGACGGTTCGCTGCTCGGCGTGCACGGCTCCGCCGAGTGCGACATGAGCGTGGTGGCGTACCACATGGCCCTCTTCGTCGGCCGCGCCGGGCACGTGCTGACCCCCGAGCTGCGCACCGAGCTGCGCAAGTCCCTGGAGGCAGAGTCGACGGGGGGCGGCCGATGA